The following nucleotide sequence is from Streptomyces brevispora.
AGATTGACATGGGTGCGGCGGCCGTCGGTGATCAGGTAGTGGTCGTTGGTGACGAGGTCGACCTCCCGCCCCCAGGCCCAGTAGTCCACCGAGCCGCACTGGCTGAGTGCGGTCATGAAGTTGGTGGTGACGGGGGCGCCGGGGGCCAGCCGGTGCAGGATGTCGCGTTCGGCGCAGAAGTTCTCGCGCATGGTGGCGTCGGCGAAGCGGGCGTAGTCGAGCTGCTGGGCGGGGTTGCCGACGGTCGGGGTGGTGCGCGGCGGGTCGATCTCGTCGAGGCCGCGGTAGCGCTGGCCCCAGAAGGCGGTGCCCCAGGCCTCGTTGACGGCGTCGACGCCCCCGTGGCGGTCGGCGAGCCAGCGGCGGAAGTGGGCGGCGCAGCTGTCGCAGTAGCAGGCGCTGACGGGGACGCCGTACTCGTTGTGGACGTGCCACATGGCGAGGGCCGGGTGGTTCCCGTACCGGCGGGCGAGCTGTTCGGTGATGCCGGCCGCGGCCGAGCGGTAGTCGGGGTTGCTGTGGCAGATCGCGCCGCGTGAGCCGAAGGCGTAGCGGACGCCCTCCCGGCTGACCGGCAGGGCTTCGGGGTGGGCGCGGTAGAACCAGGCGGGCGGGGCGACGGTGGGGGTACCGAGGTCGGCGCGGATGCCGTTGACGTGCAGCAGGTCCAGGAGCCGGTCGAGCCAGCCGAAGTCGTACGTACCGGGTTCGGGCTCCAGCAGTGCCCAGGAGAAGATCCCGACGCTGACCATGGTCACGCCGGCCTCCCGCATGAGGCGTACGTCCTCGTGCCAGACCTCCTCGGGCCACTGCTCGGGGTTGTAGTCGCCGCCGAAGGCCAGCTGGTGCAGACCCTGCGGGGCAGTCGCGCGAGGGGTGTGCGGCATGGGTGTCTCCTGGGCTCTTGGTACAACTTCTGGGAACGTGCACACACACTCTCGGTGGCGCAGAGCCAACATAACCGCACAGCAACAACCATTGACAAGTGTCGGTTTCGTTTCTCTACTGTGAACGCTCACAGCGCATATGTCGGCGCTGCACCCTCGCTTCTCGTCAGGGGAGAAATCCATGAAGTACCGCATCGTCGCGGCGTCCGCGGCCGCCTCGCTCGCCGCCGCCCTGCTCACGGGCTGCGGCTCGTCGGACGACGGCAGCAGCGGGGACGGCCCGGCCGCCTCCGGCCCCGCATCGCTCACGTACTGGGCCTGGGCCCCCGGCCTCGACAAGGTCGCCGACATCTGGAACAAGGGCGAGGGCAAGAAGGCCGGCATCACGGTCACCGTGAAGAAGCAGGCCTCGGGCGACGACCTGGTCACCAAGATCATCACCGCGGCGAAGGCGCACACGGCCCCCGACCTGGTGCAGGCCGAGTACCAGGCGCTCCCCACCCTGGTCTCCAACGACGTGCTCGCCGACATCTCCAAGGAGGCGGGCGACGCCAAGGGCAAGTTCGCCGACGGGGTCTGGCAGCAGACGACGCTGGGCTCGGACGCCCTGTACGCGCTGCCACAGGACTCCGGCCCGCTGATGTTCTACTACCGCCAGGACCTGTTCAAGAAGTACGGCCTGTCCGTACCCACCACCTGGGACGAGTTCGCCGAGACCGCCCGCGCGCTGAAGAAGAAGGCCCCCGGCAAGGACCTCACCACCTTCTCGTCCAACGACTCCGGTCTCTTCGCGGGCCTCGCCCAGCAGGCGGGCGCGCAGTGGTGGACCACCGGCGGCGACAAGTGGAAGGTCGCGATCGACGACCCGGCCACGCGGAAGGTCGCGGACTTCTGGGGCGGCCTGGTCAAGGAGGGCGCCATCGACAACCAGCCGATGTACACCCCGGCCTGGAACAAGGCGCTCAACACCGGCAAGCAGATCGCCTGGGTCAGCGCGGTCTGGGCGCCCGGCGTTTTCACCACGGCGGCCCCCGACACCGCGGGCAAGTGGGCCATGGCCCCACTCCCCCAGTGGACGGCGGGCCAGAACGTCACCGGCAGCTGGGGCGGCTCCTCCACCGCCGTCACCAACGACTCCAAGCACAAGGAAGCCGCCGCGACCTTCGTGAAGTGGCTGAACACCGACGCCACGGCGCTCGCCGCGCTGGTGAAGGAGAGCGGCATCTACCCCGCCGCCACGGCCGCGCAGACCGGCGGCGCCCTCGCCCAGCCCCCGGTGTACTTCCCCAACCAGCCGGACTTCTACGCCGAGGCGGCCAAGATAGCCAAGGGCACCGCCCCCGCCGCCTGGGGTCCGAACGTGAACGTCGCGTACACCGCCTTCAAGGACAGCTTCGCCGCGGCGGCCAAGAGCAGGGCGGACTTCGGCCCGGCCCTGACCGCCATGCAGGACGCCACCGTCGCGGACCTGAAGAAGCAGGGCTTCGGAGTCTCCGAGTGACACGCGCCACGCGCAGGAAGGCGTACGGGGTCAAGAGCGCCCCGTACGTCTTCCTGGTCCCCGCCACCGCGCTCTTCCTGCTCTTCTTCGCCCTGCCCATCGGATACGCGCTCTACCTCAGCTTCCGCCGGACCGAGGTCAGCGGCCTCGGCCTGGGCAAGGGCGCCCGCACGGAGATCTGGGCCGGTCTGGCCAACTACACCGAAGCGCTCTCCGACTCCGAACTGCTCCACGGCGCACTGCGCATCCTCGGCTACGGCGCGATCGTCGTCCCGGTGATGCTCGGACTGGCCCTGCTGTTCGCCCTGCTCCTGGACACCGAACGGCTCCGGCTGCGCGGCTTCACCCGGCTGGCGATCTTCCTCCCGTACGCCATCCCGGGGGTGGTCGCCGCACTGATGTGGGGCTTCCTCTACCTGCCGGACGTCAGCCCGTTCTACTTCCTGCTGGACAAGGCAGGTCTGCCGCAGCCCGGCCTGCTCGACGGCGGACCGCTCTACCTCGCCCTGGCCAACATCGCGGTCTGGGGCGGCACCGGCTTCAACATGATCGTGATCTACACCTCGTTGCGGGCGATCCCCGCCGAGATCTTCGAGGCGGCCCGGCTGGACGGCTGCTCGCAGTGGCAGATCGCGCTCCGCATCAAGATCCCGATGGTGGCGCCCTCGCTGGTGCTGACGTTCTTCTTCTCGATCATCGCGACACTCCAGGTGTTCAACGAACCGACGACGCTGAAGCCGCTCACCAACTCCCTCTCCAGCACCTGGAGTCCGCTGATGAAGGTCTATCAGGACGCCTTCGTCAACAACGACATCTATGCGGCCGCCGCCCAGGCGGTCATCATCGCCGTCGCCACCCTGACCCTGTCCTTCGGCTTCCTCAAGGCGGCCAACTCCCGTACGAAGCAGGGGGACCATCAGTGACCACGCAGCTCGTCCGGCCGCTGCCCACGGCCCCCCGCCGGTTCGCCCTCGTGCCCACGGCGGCCCTGCTGCTCGGCGCCCTGTACTGCCTGCTGCCCGTCGCCTGGGTGCTGGTCGCCTCGACCAAGTCCGGCAGCGAACTGTTCTCCACCTTCACCTTCCTGCCCGGCACCGGGTTCGCGGACAACGTCTCCGAGCTCTCCGCGTACCGGGACGGGGTGTACTGGAAGTGGATGGTCAACTCGGCCTTCTACGCCGGAGCCGGCGCCCTGCTGTCCACGGCCGTGTCCGCGATATCGGGGTACGCCCTGGCCGTGTACCGGTTCCGCGGCAAGGAGAGCATCTTCAACATCCTGCTGGCCGGGGTGCTGATGCCGCCGGTGATCCTCGCCGTACCGCAGTACCTGCTGCTGGCGAAGGCCGACTTGACCGACTCGTATCTCTCGGTCCTGCTGCCGGTGATCCTCTCTCCGTACGGGGTGTACCTCGCCCGGATCTATGCGGCGGCCGCCGTGCCGGGCGATGTGATCGAGGCCGGGCGGATGGACGGCGGCAGCGAGTGGCGCATCTTCCGGACCATCGCACTGCCGATGATGCTGCCCGGCCTGGTGACCGT
It contains:
- a CDS encoding extracellular solute-binding protein, translating into MKYRIVAASAAASLAAALLTGCGSSDDGSSGDGPAASGPASLTYWAWAPGLDKVADIWNKGEGKKAGITVTVKKQASGDDLVTKIITAAKAHTAPDLVQAEYQALPTLVSNDVLADISKEAGDAKGKFADGVWQQTTLGSDALYALPQDSGPLMFYYRQDLFKKYGLSVPTTWDEFAETARALKKKAPGKDLTTFSSNDSGLFAGLAQQAGAQWWTTGGDKWKVAIDDPATRKVADFWGGLVKEGAIDNQPMYTPAWNKALNTGKQIAWVSAVWAPGVFTTAAPDTAGKWAMAPLPQWTAGQNVTGSWGGSSTAVTNDSKHKEAAATFVKWLNTDATALAALVKESGIYPAATAAQTGGALAQPPVYFPNQPDFYAEAAKIAKGTAPAAWGPNVNVAYTAFKDSFAAAAKSRADFGPALTAMQDATVADLKKQGFGVSE
- a CDS encoding carbohydrate ABC transporter permease, giving the protein MTRATRRKAYGVKSAPYVFLVPATALFLLFFALPIGYALYLSFRRTEVSGLGLGKGARTEIWAGLANYTEALSDSELLHGALRILGYGAIVVPVMLGLALLFALLLDTERLRLRGFTRLAIFLPYAIPGVVAALMWGFLYLPDVSPFYFLLDKAGLPQPGLLDGGPLYLALANIAVWGGTGFNMIVIYTSLRAIPAEIFEAARLDGCSQWQIALRIKIPMVAPSLVLTFFFSIIATLQVFNEPTTLKPLTNSLSSTWSPLMKVYQDAFVNNDIYAAAAQAVIIAVATLTLSFGFLKAANSRTKQGDHQ
- a CDS encoding carbohydrate ABC transporter permease gives rise to the protein MTTQLVRPLPTAPRRFALVPTAALLLGALYCLLPVAWVLVASTKSGSELFSTFTFLPGTGFADNVSELSAYRDGVYWKWMVNSAFYAGAGALLSTAVSAISGYALAVYRFRGKESIFNILLAGVLMPPVILAVPQYLLLAKADLTDSYLSVLLPVILSPYGVYLARIYAAAAVPGDVIEAGRMDGGSEWRIFRTIALPMMLPGLVTVFLFQFVAIWNNFLLPYIMLGDDEKFPVTLGLYTLLQQGSTTPALYTLVITGALLAIVPLIALFLVIQRFWSLDLLSGAVKS